The following are encoded in a window of bacterium genomic DNA:
- a CDS encoding GspE/PulE family protein: MHIEDPQLIEFIEDAGLVSRADLDRAKTEATKKKTPLGDFLVTDGKITADDLRRIEAYILGIPFVSLHDQPLDQATLALVPEPIARTHNIVAFRKDGETLEVAMLDVEDLGAIDFVKKKTGLKILPRLTDSVSIKDALKLYQRGLHEEFGELIKTDTAALPDIKAAAEDIGGGGEPKSEADLKKLAEDLPVIRIVDTLLKHAVLQNASDIHIEPMENQVLVRYRIDGLLRDAMVLPRHAAESITARIKVLAQLKLDEKRLPQDGRFKVESESERVAIRVSILPTYFGEKTVMRLLRESVQGYTLEGLGFHGAALEQVHHALTKTTGMVLTTGPTGSGKTTTLYTMLDILNTPGVNISTIEDPIEYQMARVNQTQVRPEIGLTFASGLRTLVRQDPDIVMVGEIRDTETAGLAINAALTGHLVLSTLHTNSAAGAMPRLIDMKAEPFLLVSTLNVVIAQRLVRRIGKEREKLSLTKNDLASLEKHVNLDRIQKQLEEESVIPEGTKFDKIAFYRPKHPDALEGYQGRAGIYEVLVVTPAIKELVMRGVPSDEIAARARADGMLTMFEDGIFKAAQGITTIEEVLRVISE, encoded by the coding sequence ATGCACATAGAGGACCCCCAGCTCATTGAATTCATCGAAGACGCCGGGCTTGTCTCGCGTGCCGATCTCGACCGAGCGAAGACAGAGGCGACGAAAAAGAAAACACCCCTCGGCGACTTTCTGGTGACCGATGGCAAGATTACCGCGGATGACTTACGTCGCATCGAGGCCTATATTCTCGGCATACCCTTTGTAAGCTTGCATGACCAACCGCTTGACCAAGCGACGCTCGCCCTCGTGCCCGAGCCCATCGCACGCACGCACAATATCGTCGCGTTCCGCAAAGACGGCGAGACGCTCGAGGTTGCGATGCTCGACGTCGAAGACCTCGGAGCTATTGATTTCGTGAAGAAGAAGACCGGTCTCAAAATCCTGCCGCGCCTCACCGACAGCGTTTCGATCAAGGACGCGCTCAAGCTCTATCAGCGCGGGCTCCATGAGGAATTTGGGGAGCTTATTAAAACCGACACCGCCGCGCTGCCGGACATTAAAGCCGCCGCGGAGGATATAGGCGGGGGCGGCGAGCCGAAAAGCGAGGCAGACCTCAAGAAGCTCGCGGAGGATCTGCCGGTTATAAGAATTGTCGACACGCTCCTTAAGCACGCCGTGCTCCAAAATGCCTCGGACATCCACATCGAGCCGATGGAAAATCAGGTTCTCGTGCGCTATCGGATTGACGGCCTGCTTCGCGACGCGATGGTGCTCCCGCGGCACGCGGCGGAGAGCATTACGGCGCGTATCAAGGTGCTCGCGCAGCTGAAGCTCGACGAGAAGCGCCTGCCGCAGGACGGGCGCTTTAAGGTGGAGTCCGAGAGCGAGCGGGTGGCGATCCGCGTCTCGATCCTACCCACCTACTTTGGCGAGAAGACGGTGATGCGTCTCCTCAGAGAGAGCGTTCAGGGATACACACTCGAGGGGCTTGGCTTTCACGGTGCGGCGCTTGAGCAGGTGCACCATGCGCTCACCAAGACGACCGGGATGGTTCTCACCACAGGCCCCACTGGATCAGGTAAAACCACGACGCTCTATACCATGCTCGACATCCTAAATACTCCGGGCGTCAACATTTCGACCATTGAAGACCCGATCGAGTACCAGATGGCGCGCGTCAACCAAACGCAGGTTCGCCCCGAGATCGGGCTTACCTTTGCCTCGGGGTTGCGCACCCTCGTGCGGCAGGACCCAGACATCGTGATGGTCGGCGAGATACGCGACACTGAGACCGCAGGGCTTGCGATCAATGCCGCGCTTACCGGCCACCTCGTGCTCTCGACCTTGCACACAAACTCCGCTGCGGGCGCGATGCCGCGCTTGATTGATATGAAGGCCGAGCCGTTCCTTCTCGTTTCGACTCTCAACGTGGTGATCGCACAGCGGCTCGTGCGCCGCATCGGCAAAGAGCGGGAGAAACTATCCCTCACGAAGAACGACCTCGCGTCGCTCGAGAAGCACGTTAATCTCGATCGCATTCAGAAGCAGCTTGAGGAGGAGAGTGTGATACCGGAAGGCACGAAGTTCGACAAAATCGCGTTCTACCGGCCGAAGCACCCCGATGCGCTGGAAGGTTATCAGGGACGTGCGGGCATTTACGAGGTGCTGGTCGTCACGCCGGCGATTAAAGAGCTCGTGATGCGCGGCGTCCCTTCCGATGAGATCGCGGCTCGTGCGCGGGCGGATGGGATGCTCACCATGTTTGAGGACGGGATCTTCAAAGCGGCGCAGGGGATAACGACGATAGAAGAGGTGCTCA